In Deltaproteobacteria bacterium, one genomic interval encodes:
- a CDS encoding MFS transporter: MYTLPQRWLILIILNAVYFFAYFHRVSTAVLAPYLTEAFDATATSLGGMSSAYFYPYALSQPVVGILTDRFGARKVITFSTFIGFLGAFFFGFAPNLLWASFARALIGFGAAGVFVPALKVLLPWFGPRAFAQMNTLLLAVGNMGAIVASTPYAWFIQQVGWRTSYFFIAALSLLLAVLSWTYIQNVPPGFAPESEEGKKNGSPVKQGFVDLLKTPFFWIMGALFFTYGGPFSTFQGLWGYPFLMDVFGYEKLQAGNLIMLLAFGVILGGPVLGYLTDKTFGSAKRPFLSVMITVQVINWSCLVFLGPSLGSISLGFIFFIMGMTLAGTLSLVWSIVREESPPEKLGTAMGLLNPAPFLGVATLQPLTGYLMDRVGKSGGVFPFEAYQHAFGLCLSSISISLVISFFLIRKRKRG; this comes from the coding sequence TTGTACACTTTGCCCCAGCGCTGGCTCATCCTGATCATCCTCAATGCGGTCTATTTTTTCGCTTATTTTCATCGCGTTTCCACCGCGGTCCTGGCCCCGTATTTAACGGAAGCCTTCGACGCCACGGCCACAAGCCTGGGGGGCATGTCCTCCGCTTATTTTTATCCCTATGCCTTAAGCCAGCCAGTTGTCGGAATCCTTACGGATCGGTTCGGCGCCCGGAAAGTAATTACTTTTTCTACCTTTATCGGATTCTTGGGGGCTTTCTTTTTCGGATTCGCCCCGAATCTTCTTTGGGCGTCCTTCGCCCGGGCCTTGATCGGCTTTGGAGCTGCAGGAGTTTTTGTTCCGGCCTTGAAAGTGCTTCTCCCCTGGTTCGGACCGAGAGCTTTTGCCCAAATGAACACGCTTCTCCTGGCGGTGGGCAATATGGGGGCAATTGTGGCTTCTACCCCCTATGCCTGGTTCATTCAGCAAGTCGGCTGGCGAACTTCTTACTTTTTTATTGCTGCTCTTTCTCTTCTCTTAGCCGTCCTCTCCTGGACTTACATCCAGAATGTTCCTCCAGGTTTCGCCCCCGAATCAGAGGAAGGGAAAAAGAATGGATCGCCGGTAAAACAAGGATTTGTCGACTTATTGAAAACTCCCTTCTTCTGGATAATGGGTGCTCTTTTTTTTACTTACGGTGGTCCCTTCAGTACCTTTCAGGGGTTATGGGGTTATCCCTTTTTGATGGATGTTTTTGGTTATGAAAAACTTCAGGCCGGCAATCTTATTATGCTCCTTGCTTTCGGAGTCATCCTGGGCGGGCCGGTTTTAGGATACCTGACCGACAAAACTTTCGGCAGTGCCAAACGTCCCTTCCTCTCCGTTATGATTACGGTTCAGGTTATTAATTGGTCCTGCCTTGTCTTCCTGGGGCCATCCCTGGGGTCGATTTCTCTTGGCTTTATCTTCTTCATTATGGGGATGACTTTAGCCGGAACACTCTCTTTGGTCTGGTCGATCGTCCGCGAAGAATCTCCTCCGGAGAAGTTGGGCACAGCCATGGGCTTACTCAATCCGGCTCCCTTCCTGGGGGTGGCTACCCTCCAACCACTTACCGGTTATTTGATGGATCGGGTAGGCAAAAGCGGAGGTGTTTTCCCCTTCGAAGCTTACCAACATGCCTTTGGCCTATGCCTTTCTTCCATTTCCATTTCTCTGGTCATCTCCTTCTTTTTAATCAGAAAGAGAAAAAGAGGTTAG
- a CDS encoding tetratricopeptide repeat protein has protein sequence MNDKKSDAHEEVLSAVMSSNLFTQLAEAYRLQGRYEEAIDTCRKGLEKMPDALRGRLILGKCYLEKGMIAEAKQALEKVAEGIEECLSVYKLLRQVYLQEKNVDQALEVLRKALYFPPEEERPKKGLTPLEMDLLQQKTKLRSIPAGPDIQEDPAAHGKTLQDNQEKQVIQTDTLAEIYLKQGHLEKALSIYQEILTREPGNTDVQKKYETLQERLEAQRKAASYQRTMHKLERWLAVVAPRDEPLSP, from the coding sequence ATGAATGATAAAAAGTCCGACGCCCATGAGGAAGTGTTAAGTGCGGTAATGAGTTCGAATTTATTTACCCAGCTGGCCGAAGCCTATCGACTGCAGGGGCGTTACGAAGAGGCCATCGATACCTGCCGGAAGGGTTTAGAAAAAATGCCGGATGCCCTCCGCGGCCGCTTGATTCTGGGAAAGTGTTATTTAGAGAAAGGGATGATTGCCGAAGCGAAACAAGCATTAGAAAAAGTTGCCGAGGGCATCGAGGAATGTCTCTCCGTTTATAAGCTGCTGAGGCAGGTCTATCTCCAGGAGAAAAACGTAGACCAAGCCTTAGAGGTGCTCAGAAAAGCCTTATATTTTCCGCCTGAAGAGGAAAGGCCGAAAAAAGGGTTAACCCCGCTGGAAATGGATTTGCTGCAGCAGAAAACAAAACTGAGATCGATTCCAGCAGGACCGGATATCCAGGAAGATCCCGCTGCGCATGGAAAAACTCTCCAAGACAATCAAGAGAAACAAGTGATTCAGACCGATACGCTGGCGGAAATTTACCTCAAGCAAGGTCACCTGGAAAAAGCCCTTTCCATCTATCAAGAAATCCTTACGCGCGAACCTGGAAACACCGATGTTCAGAAAAAATATGAAACCCTGCAGGAGCGACTGGAAGCCCAACGAAAAGCGGCTTCGTATCAGAGGACGATGCACAAACTGGAGCGCTGGTTAGCCGTGGTGGCTCCGAGAGACGAACCCCTCTCCCCCTAA
- the gatB gene encoding Asp-tRNA(Asn)/Glu-tRNA(Gln) amidotransferase subunit GatB yields MEYEPVIGLEVHAQLLTQSKIFCSCSTRFGEEPNTLTCPVCTGSPGSLPVLNKKVVEYTLRAALATHCRIASYSLFARKNYFYPDLPKGYQISQYELPLTVAGYIDIQIDSQKKRIGIIRIHMEEDAGKLLHDLSTESGARSYVDFNRTGVPLIEIVSAPDIRTPEEAASYLRKLRAILMFLDICDGNMEEGSFRCDANISLRPKGREALGVKTELKNMNSFRNVQRALDFEIRRQTALLDQGEKIVQETRLWDTARGVTSSMRSKEEAHDYRYFPDPDLVPLVIDSQWIEEIRASLPELPESKKERFIREYGIPEYDAEVLTTSKPLANYYEVCLRHYPKPKIVSNWIMSELLRELKKDEREIEECPVPALHLSELLKLIAEGTISGKIAKSVFEEMYRSGKRAEEIVLAEGWVQVSDAAELEKIVEQVLVTNSKEVEAYRKGKEKLFGFFVGQVMKATQGKANPQMVNEILKKKL; encoded by the coding sequence ATGGAATATGAACCTGTCATCGGCTTAGAGGTACATGCCCAGCTTCTGACCCAAAGCAAAATATTCTGCAGCTGCTCGACCCGATTCGGGGAAGAGCCCAATACCCTCACCTGCCCTGTTTGTACGGGTTCCCCGGGTAGTCTGCCGGTTCTGAATAAAAAAGTTGTGGAGTACACCTTGCGGGCGGCTTTGGCTACGCATTGCCGGATCGCCTCTTATAGTTTGTTTGCCAGGAAAAATTATTTTTATCCGGATCTGCCGAAAGGGTATCAAATCTCCCAGTATGAACTTCCTCTGACTGTGGCTGGCTATATCGATATCCAAATCGATAGCCAAAAAAAGCGCATCGGCATTATCCGCATCCATATGGAAGAAGACGCCGGAAAGCTCTTGCATGATCTCTCCACGGAATCCGGAGCCCGCAGCTATGTGGACTTCAACCGTACAGGGGTGCCCCTTATTGAAATCGTCAGCGCTCCGGATATCCGCACTCCCGAAGAGGCGGCCTCCTACCTGCGAAAACTGCGGGCCATTCTGATGTTCCTGGATATCTGCGACGGAAATATGGAAGAAGGCAGTTTTCGCTGCGACGCCAACATTTCCTTGCGCCCGAAGGGAAGAGAGGCTTTGGGAGTCAAAACAGAACTTAAAAACATGAACTCCTTCCGCAATGTCCAGCGGGCTCTGGACTTTGAGATTCGCCGGCAAACCGCCCTTCTGGATCAAGGGGAAAAGATTGTCCAGGAAACACGCTTGTGGGACACGGCTAGAGGAGTCACTTCCTCCATGCGGAGTAAAGAAGAAGCGCATGATTATCGGTATTTCCCCGACCCGGATTTGGTTCCCTTGGTCATTGATTCCCAATGGATCGAGGAAATCCGGGCCAGCCTACCCGAGCTTCCGGAGTCTAAAAAAGAGCGCTTCATACGGGAATACGGAATCCCGGAGTATGACGCCGAAGTTCTTACGACCTCCAAACCCTTGGCGAACTATTACGAAGTCTGTTTGCGTCACTACCCCAAGCCCAAGATCGTGAGCAATTGGATCATGTCCGAACTTCTCCGGGAGCTCAAGAAGGATGAACGGGAAATTGAAGAATGCCCGGTTCCCGCCCTCCATCTGTCCGAGTTGCTCAAACTCATCGCAGAGGGAACCATCAGCGGCAAAATCGCCAAAAGTGTCTTTGAAGAAATGTACCGCAGCGGGAAACGAGCCGAGGAGATCGTTCTTGCCGAAGGTTGGGTTCAGGTTTCGGATGCGGCGGAATTAGAAAAAATTGTCGAACAGGTTCTTGTTACGAACTCCAAAGAAGTTGAGGCCTACCGCAAGGGCAAAGAAAAACTCTTCGGTTTTTTTGTCGGCCAAGTGATGAAAGCCACTCAAGGAAAGGCCAATCCGCAAATGGTCAATGAAATATTGAAAAAGAAACTGTGA
- a CDS encoding aminopeptidase P family protein, with protein sequence MVEPLLEKIIRRSKVDAILFLSLENIGYLCGFTGSDGALIVTGQERTFLTDSRYEEQARGEIQNAAVKKYRHKIEGLTQFLRALRIKRLGFESNAMTYEDYRKLQEKLARVSFIPLAQEITKLRVRKGPEELEKIRRAIHIASVSFTDTLSRIRTGAREKSVADFLECRMKRWGGDKMAFDTIVASGPRAALPHGAASAKRLQKRDTVVIDFGTRYRGYHSDETKTLILGQPDAEKRKVYEIVRRAQEKALKTIRPGVSFRQIDAAAREVISRAGYGKFFGHGTGHGVGLAIHEAPSISPQGRGVAEEGMVFTVEPGIYIPGWGGVRLEDMVWVTGRGCEKLTVLSKDLEENILAR encoded by the coding sequence ATGGTCGAACCGCTTTTAGAAAAAATTATCAGGCGATCAAAGGTTGATGCCATTCTTTTTCTCAGTTTGGAAAATATCGGCTACCTCTGCGGTTTTACAGGAAGCGATGGGGCTTTGATCGTTACAGGCCAAGAGCGTACCTTCCTTACCGATTCAAGGTACGAAGAGCAGGCGCGCGGAGAGATTCAGAACGCTGCCGTTAAAAAATATCGGCATAAAATCGAAGGATTAACCCAATTCTTGAGGGCTTTGCGCATTAAACGTTTGGGTTTTGAGTCCAACGCCATGACGTATGAAGACTACAGAAAATTGCAGGAAAAATTAGCCCGTGTATCCTTCATTCCTTTAGCCCAGGAGATTACCAAGCTGAGAGTACGCAAAGGGCCCGAAGAACTGGAAAAAATTCGCCGGGCCATCCATATCGCTTCCGTTAGTTTTACCGACACATTATCCAGGATACGGACTGGCGCGAGAGAAAAGTCGGTGGCCGATTTTTTAGAATGCCGGATGAAACGCTGGGGGGGCGATAAAATGGCCTTCGACACGATCGTGGCTTCAGGTCCGCGAGCAGCACTTCCCCACGGAGCAGCTTCTGCCAAACGTTTGCAAAAGAGAGATACCGTGGTCATAGATTTTGGTACCCGCTATCGGGGTTATCACTCCGATGAAACCAAGACTTTGATCTTGGGACAACCGGATGCAGAAAAGCGGAAAGTTTATGAAATCGTCCGGCGGGCCCAAGAGAAAGCTCTTAAAACCATCCGTCCGGGAGTAAGTTTCCGGCAGATCGACGCGGCAGCCCGCGAGGTCATTTCCCGCGCAGGGTACGGCAAGTTTTTTGGACACGGAACAGGCCATGGCGTCGGGCTGGCCATTCATGAAGCCCCCAGCATCTCCCCCCAAGGCCGAGGGGTTGCGGAAGAAGGGATGGTTTTCACGGTCGAACCGGGAATTTACATCCCCGGTTGGGGGGGAGTTCGTTTGGAAGATATGGTTTGGGTCACCGGCCGGGGATGCGAAAAGTTAACGGTCCTATCAAAGGATCTCGAAGAAAATATCCTGGCCCGCTAA
- the gatC gene encoding Asp-tRNA(Asn)/Glu-tRNA(Gln) amidotransferase subunit GatC — protein MKITKEEVEHIAYLARLKFNAQEEELFTTQLNSILDYMEQLGKVDTTNVEPTFHAVAGKNVFREDSVAPSISQDLSLSNAPDRDRGFFRVPKIIE, from the coding sequence ATGAAAATCACGAAAGAAGAAGTGGAACACATTGCTTACCTGGCCCGTTTAAAATTTAATGCCCAAGAAGAAGAACTCTTTACCACCCAGTTGAACAGCATTCTGGATTACATGGAACAGTTAGGAAAAGTGGATACGACCAACGTCGAACCGACTTTCCATGCCGTAGCCGGAAAGAACGTCTTCCGAGAAGATTCTGTCGCCCCTTCAATATCCCAAGATCTCTCCTTAAGCAACGCTCCAGACCGGGATCGCGGATTCTTTCGCGTTCCTAAAATCATTGAATAG
- the efp gene encoding elongation factor P, whose product MYSTTDFRKGLKVEIGGEPFVIVDFQHVKPGKGGAFVRTRLKSLVSGNVIDQTFRSGDRVDKPDLEEREMQFLYETGGEFHFMETQTFEQLFLTADQLGGSKDFLKENIVIKALFHNKRPIGIEVPMFVELKIVKSEPGIRGDTATGVTKPATLESGAVIQVPLFVEEGDVVRIDTRTREYITRVK is encoded by the coding sequence ATGTATTCGACGACAGATTTTCGCAAAGGCCTGAAGGTCGAAATCGGGGGAGAACCCTTTGTCATCGTCGATTTCCAGCACGTCAAGCCAGGAAAAGGAGGGGCTTTTGTGCGGACGCGCCTGAAAAGCCTGGTGAGCGGAAATGTCATCGACCAGACATTTCGGTCCGGTGATCGGGTAGATAAACCTGACTTAGAAGAGCGAGAAATGCAGTTTCTTTACGAGACCGGTGGGGAATTCCATTTCATGGAAACTCAAACCTTCGAGCAGCTCTTCCTCACGGCTGACCAGCTAGGAGGCAGTAAAGACTTCCTTAAAGAAAACATCGTGATCAAAGCCCTTTTTCATAACAAACGCCCGATCGGCATTGAGGTACCCATGTTTGTGGAATTAAAGATAGTCAAATCGGAGCCTGGAATCCGCGGGGATACGGCCACCGGGGTAACCAAGCCTGCCACTCTGGAATCGGGAGCGGTTATTCAAGTCCCCCTCTTTGTGGAAGAAGGAGATGTGGTGCGGATTGATACCCGCACCCGGGAATATATCACCCGAGTGAAATAA
- the gcvH gene encoding glycine cleavage system protein GcvH, producing MEYPEDLYYSQEHNWVRLTGNRGTVGITDFAQQEMGEILYTELPDEGLQIEQGDIFGTLESSKTVAELFSPVSGEVISINKDLEEEPSLVNDDPYGKGWLMVLELDDPSELQELFSAVEYEDFLEKQEENSKKKKK from the coding sequence ATGGAATATCCAGAAGATCTCTACTACTCTCAAGAACATAACTGGGTAAGGCTAACAGGAAATCGCGGGACGGTTGGCATTACCGATTTTGCCCAGCAAGAAATGGGAGAAATTCTTTACACGGAACTTCCGGATGAGGGTTTGCAGATCGAGCAAGGTGATATTTTCGGGACCTTGGAATCCTCCAAAACTGTAGCGGAGCTGTTCAGCCCGGTCAGCGGAGAGGTCATTTCCATCAATAAAGATCTGGAAGAAGAACCTTCTCTGGTCAATGACGACCCCTATGGGAAAGGTTGGTTAATGGTGTTAGAACTCGATGACCCTTCAGAGTTGCAGGAATTATTTAGCGCTGTCGAATATGAAGATTTTTTGGAAAAACAAGAAGAGAACTCGAAGAAAAAAAAGAAATAA
- the gatA gene encoding Asp-tRNA(Asn)/Glu-tRNA(Gln) amidotransferase subunit GatA: MELCQLTAYQLHEMLMRKEVTSREITESVLKRIAKVEDRIHAFITLTPDVARQQAALADARIQNGETTPLTGIPLAIKDLICTQGVRTTCGSHILENYIPPYDATVIEKLKAAGAVLVGKANMDEFAMGSSTENSFFGPTRNPWDLERIPGGSSGGAAAAVAAGECIASLGSDTGGSIRQPASCCGVVGIKPTYGRVSRYGLVAFASSLDQIGPFSKDVRDAALLLQAICGHDFRDSTSVNVPVPDFTQSLVDNVRGMILGIPKECFREGLDPEVESAFREAVRNLEKLGAKTVEVSLPHSEYALAVYYIIAPAEASSNLARYDGVKYGFRAKGSFDLMEMYKETRSQGFGAEVKRRIMLGTYALSAGYYEAYYRKAAQVRTLVRQDFEKTFAHCDVLLTPTAPTPAFKLGEKVDDPLQMYLSDIFTIPCNLAGLPGLSLPSGFSKQGLPIGLQILANHFQEEKMLRAAYVYEQNTEYHLRQPAL; the protein is encoded by the coding sequence ATGGAATTATGCCAACTGACTGCTTACCAGCTTCATGAAATGCTCATGCGCAAGGAAGTAACTTCCCGCGAAATCACCGAGTCCGTTCTGAAGCGCATTGCCAAGGTGGAAGATCGCATCCATGCTTTCATCACTTTGACCCCGGACGTAGCCAGGCAGCAAGCGGCCCTGGCCGATGCCCGCATCCAAAACGGAGAAACCACCCCTCTTACGGGAATTCCCTTAGCCATCAAGGATCTGATTTGCACTCAGGGGGTGCGGACGACCTGTGGGTCGCATATTTTAGAAAATTATATTCCGCCCTACGATGCCACGGTCATTGAAAAGTTGAAGGCGGCAGGAGCGGTTTTGGTCGGCAAGGCCAACATGGATGAGTTTGCCATGGGCTCCTCCACCGAAAACTCCTTTTTTGGCCCGACCCGTAACCCCTGGGATCTGGAGAGAATCCCAGGAGGCTCCAGCGGAGGGGCAGCTGCCGCAGTGGCTGCCGGTGAATGTATCGCCTCCCTCGGATCGGATACCGGCGGTTCGATCCGCCAGCCGGCATCCTGCTGCGGAGTCGTAGGCATCAAGCCGACCTATGGTCGGGTCTCCCGTTATGGCCTGGTAGCTTTTGCTTCTTCTCTTGATCAAATTGGCCCTTTCAGCAAAGATGTGCGGGACGCTGCCCTTTTACTTCAGGCCATTTGCGGTCATGATTTCCGTGATTCAACATCTGTGAATGTGCCCGTTCCCGACTTCACGCAATCCTTGGTCGATAATGTCCGGGGAATGATTCTGGGAATACCAAAAGAATGTTTCCGGGAAGGCCTTGACCCGGAAGTGGAATCGGCTTTTCGAGAAGCCGTCCGCAACCTGGAAAAATTGGGGGCCAAAACTGTGGAAGTATCTCTTCCCCACAGTGAATATGCCCTGGCCGTTTATTACATCATTGCCCCGGCTGAAGCCAGCTCCAATCTGGCCCGGTATGACGGGGTAAAATACGGGTTTCGGGCCAAGGGAAGCTTCGATCTTATGGAGATGTACAAAGAAACCCGTTCACAGGGATTCGGAGCGGAAGTCAAGCGGCGCATCATGCTCGGCACCTATGCCCTTTCCGCCGGATATTACGAGGCGTATTATCGCAAAGCCGCTCAGGTCCGGACCCTGGTCCGGCAGGATTTTGAAAAAACCTTTGCCCATTGTGATGTGCTTTTAACGCCGACAGCTCCAACGCCGGCCTTCAAGTTGGGGGAAAAAGTGGATGATCCTTTGCAGATGTATCTTTCTGACATCTTTACCATCCCCTGCAACCTGGCCGGATTGCCAGGGCTTTCTCTTCCCAGCGGATTCAGTAAGCAAGGGCTGCCCATCGGTTTGCAAATCCTGGCCAATCATTTCCAGGAAGAAAAGATGCTGCGAGCGGCCTATGTCTACGAACAGAATACCGAATACCATCTGCGCCAACCAGCGTTATAA
- a CDS encoding deoxyribonuclease IV yields MPISPIRLGVHVSISGGIEKAVSRARELGCSAMQIFSRNPRGWKVLPLPPQSIAAFQEAITPKDIDPIVVHTPYLLNLATPDEHLYQRSIAGLALDITRAAQIGARYVVTHLGSAKERSKAFGQERVVKALQVVLRQEAPVTLLLENSAGAGKGIGAYLEELQKIIAGVEINKKLGVCFDSCHGFAAGYDFRTPDKANFLAEEVNRTIGRERLSLLHLNDCGGELGSHSDRHEHIGEGKIGFSGFRNLLGHPSFQGLPMILETPKENPRDDFKNLSRIRRICQKISPNLSWGKRERGDE; encoded by the coding sequence ATGCCAATATCCCCCATCCGGTTAGGAGTTCATGTTTCGATCTCTGGGGGGATTGAAAAAGCCGTCTCCCGGGCACGGGAATTGGGCTGCTCGGCCATGCAGATTTTTTCCCGGAATCCTCGCGGGTGGAAGGTCTTACCGCTTCCCCCCCAGTCTATTGCGGCTTTTCAGGAGGCCATCACCCCCAAGGATATCGATCCGATTGTGGTGCATACTCCTTACTTGCTTAACTTGGCAACACCGGATGAGCACCTATATCAACGCTCCATTGCCGGTTTGGCCCTGGATATCACAAGAGCGGCTCAAATCGGTGCCCGGTACGTGGTCACCCATCTGGGCAGTGCTAAGGAAAGAAGTAAGGCCTTCGGGCAGGAGCGAGTGGTAAAAGCTTTGCAAGTCGTATTGCGCCAAGAAGCTCCGGTCACTTTGTTGCTGGAAAACAGTGCTGGGGCGGGAAAGGGAATTGGAGCATACTTAGAGGAGCTCCAAAAAATTATCGCCGGCGTGGAAATAAACAAAAAACTGGGAGTCTGCTTCGATTCTTGTCACGGCTTTGCGGCTGGATATGATTTTCGCACCCCGGATAAAGCCAATTTTTTGGCGGAAGAAGTCAACCGAACCATCGGGCGGGAACGGCTGTCTCTTCTTCATTTGAATGATTGTGGGGGAGAGTTGGGTTCGCACTCGGACCGCCACGAACATATCGGCGAAGGAAAGATTGGATTTTCAGGTTTCAGGAATTTGCTCGGACATCCTTCCTTCCAAGGGTTACCGATGATTCTGGAAACCCCCAAAGAAAACCCAAGGGACGATTTTAAGAATCTCTCTCGGATTCGGAGAATATGCCAAAAAATTAGCCCCAATTTATCATGGGGAAAAAGGGAACGCGGCGATGAATGA